One sulfur-oxidizing endosymbiont of Gigantopelta aegis DNA segment encodes these proteins:
- a CDS encoding glucosamine--fructose-6-phosphate aminotransferase — protein sequence MPQLLKSLQSWGSETFKSTLKEELQTLSDNALPLHHATTQGGKVDASNIAALINSASENNTHIQIKVGIFFNEIIAGCNCDDDPMSENTYCELLVSIDKSTAEADFNLK from the coding sequence ATGCCCCAACTACTTAAATCCTTGCAAAGTTGGGGGAGTGAGACATTTAAAAGCACCTTAAAAGAAGAACTTCAGACTCTTTCTGATAACGCTTTACCCCTACACCATGCAACCACTCAAGGGGGCAAAGTCGATGCATCCAATATCGCCGCATTAATCAATTCGGCATCTGAAAACAACACTCACATTCAAATCAAAGTCGGCATCTTCTTCAATGAAATCATCGCCGGATGCAATTGTGATGATGATCCCATGAGTGAAAACACTTATTGCGAGCTGCTCGTTTCAATCGACAAATCCACCGCTGAAGCTGACTTTAACCTAAAATAA
- a CDS encoding sigma-70 family RNA polymerase sigma factor: MTDEQTDEQLIHAYQQGNVAAFEILYLRYKNAIYHYLFRQTQSTSSADELHQDVWLNLIKSRSRFKQDASFKTWLYTIARNRLLDHYRQSKHQALHLVRSLADTENAEAELDKAIEKSGTSVETPDNTLQTEQLQQRLLQGIDDLPHEQREVFLLHEKNGLSLADIAQVTDSSYESVKSRLRYAIKKLRQHLYPSITDIQKQTVINKTL; encoded by the coding sequence GTGACAGACGAACAAACGGATGAGCAGTTAATTCACGCCTACCAGCAAGGTAATGTAGCCGCATTCGAGATACTTTATCTGCGCTACAAAAATGCTATCTATCATTATTTATTTCGTCAGACACAATCGACCAGTAGCGCCGATGAATTGCATCAAGATGTATGGCTAAACCTGATCAAATCCCGTTCACGTTTCAAACAGGATGCATCCTTTAAAACCTGGCTCTACACCATTGCTCGCAATCGTTTGCTCGATCATTATCGCCAAAGTAAACACCAGGCATTACATCTGGTTCGCTCATTAGCAGACACCGAAAATGCTGAAGCCGAATTAGACAAGGCCATAGAAAAATCAGGAACAAGCGTCGAAACACCTGACAACACATTGCAAACAGAGCAGTTGCAACAGCGACTACTCCAAGGAATCGATGACTTGCCCCATGAGCAAAGAGAAGTATTTTTATTACATGAAAAAAACGGCTTATCATTAGCAGACATCGCTCAAGTAACCGATAGTTCCTATGAGAGTGTCAAAAGTCGTTTACGCTATGCGATCAAGAAATTACGTCAGCACTTATATCCCAGTATCACGGATATACAAAAACAAACAGTGATCAATAAGACCTTATGA
- a CDS encoding gamma-butyrobetaine hydroxylase-like domain-containing protein, with translation MTEHNPIAINLHKKSRLLEISFDTGENYMLSCEYLRTHGKSAEIKSVNEPVAGKINVNIDSIEAQGSYALRLFFDDGYDQGIYSWETLYELGENYEKNWANYLATLEKYHLNRGEADKTHNGPAIIKILYFMDKLIAFTKEEEELELPEKVKTIEDLLAFLSKRGMRWERAFKNDSVQFTVNKEFAELFTVLEHGDEIALIPKAQ, from the coding sequence ATGACCGAACATAATCCCATCGCAATTAATCTACACAAAAAATCACGCTTACTTGAAATCAGCTTTGATACCGGTGAAAATTATATGCTGAGTTGTGAATACCTGAGAACTCATGGTAAATCAGCAGAAATAAAGAGCGTTAACGAACCTGTTGCTGGCAAAATCAATGTCAATATTGACTCCATTGAAGCACAGGGAAGTTATGCACTAAGACTGTTTTTTGATGATGGCTATGATCAGGGTATTTATTCATGGGAAACACTCTATGAGCTGGGTGAGAATTATGAAAAAAATTGGGCAAACTACCTTGCAACCCTAGAAAAATATCATTTAAATCGTGGGGAAGCAGACAAAACGCATAACGGCCCCGCCATCATAAAAATACTTTATTTTATGGATAAACTCATTGCGTTTACCAAAGAAGAAGAAGAGCTGGAATTACCAGAAAAGGTTAAAACCATTGAAGATTTACTGGCATTTTTAAGTAAGCGTGGAATGCGCTGGGAACGCGCCTTTAAAAATGATAGCGTGCAATTTACCGTCAACAAAGAATTTGCTGAACTCTTTACCGTATTAGAACACGGTGATGAAATAGCGCTGATCCCCAAGGCTCAATAA
- the greB gene encoding transcription elongation factor GreB → MGRYRAPRPPSSKYITPEGKARMEEELSYLWKVKRPAITQTVSEAAAQGDRSENAEYIYGKKQLREIDSRVRFLSKRLDDMVAVDRIPEDKKKVFFGAWVELEDESGTLQQFRIVGPDEFDVKRGFISMDSPLAQAILNKREGDDVVFQGPKGMLEYYLNRVQYEAFS, encoded by the coding sequence ATGGGACGTTATCGAGCACCACGGCCACCCTCATCAAAATACATTACCCCGGAGGGGAAAGCCCGCATGGAAGAAGAACTCAGTTATTTATGGAAAGTAAAACGTCCGGCAATAACGCAGACTGTTTCCGAAGCGGCTGCTCAGGGGGATCGCAGTGAAAATGCTGAATACATTTATGGTAAAAAACAACTTCGAGAAATAGACTCTAGAGTGCGTTTTTTATCGAAACGTTTGGATGATATGGTGGCAGTTGATCGCATTCCTGAAGATAAGAAAAAAGTCTTTTTTGGTGCCTGGGTGGAGCTGGAAGATGAATCGGGAACATTACAGCAATTTCGTATAGTGGGTCCCGATGAGTTCGATGTAAAGCGGGGTTTTATCAGCATGGATTCCCCTCTGGCACAGGCCATATTAAATAAACGTGAAGGGGATGACGTGGTCTTCCAAGGTCCTAAAGGAATGCTAGAATATTATTTGAATCGTGTCCAATACGAGGCGTTTTCTTAG